Proteins from a genomic interval of Sugiyamaella lignohabitans strain CBS 10342 chromosome C, complete sequence:
- a CDS encoding Ecm40p has protein sequence MLGWIIPAPLARPAMRYVLDPMENSLDVSLGNVSVVQMPRAQVTHALWSVPRFDSMSDGMPFRILSIGNLWPITPVDMTNEAGPDVTPTTLSVVETMASASFKPPSPVTALAQPLLTIIDRIPVPLVLDRTFLET, from the coding sequence ATGTTAGGATGGATCATACCTGCACCCTTAGCGAGACCAGCGATGCGGTATGTGTTAGATCCAATGGAGAATTCCTTGGATGTGAGTTTGGGAAACGTATCAGTAGTACAAATGCCTCGAGCACAAGTGACCCACGCATTGTGGTCTGTACCAAGATTCGATTCAATGAGCGATGGAATGCCGTTTAGGATCTTGTCAATAGGCAATCTCTGGCCAATCACTCCTGTAGACATGACCAATGAAGCCGGTCCTGATGTGACTCCAACTACTCTGTCGGTAGTAGAAACCATGGCCTCCGCGTCTTTTAAACCGCCTTCTCCAGTAACAGCATTGGCACAGCCACTATTAACGATAATCGACCGGATTCCTGTGCCTTTGGTGCTTGATAGGACTTTCTTAGAGACCTGA